The Streptomyces sp. NBC_00224 genome has a window encoding:
- a CDS encoding HD domain-containing protein yields MLTEVAGIGVPEGHAAEAARLVCAEYADEALYHHSLRSYFFGAAWAEERGLDYDRELFFVSALLHDLSLTPPFDSHTLPFEEAGGHLARVFTAGLGWPDARRDRAAELIVLHMRDDVTVEQDVESRLLQVGTTADVSGGGLDAFAPSFREALVRAYPRLGFAASFVDLFRDQAERKPGCAAGELVAGGWEARALGNGLDRG; encoded by the coding sequence ATGTTGACCGAGGTCGCGGGGATAGGGGTGCCCGAGGGGCATGCGGCGGAGGCGGCGCGGCTGGTCTGCGCGGAGTACGCGGACGAGGCGCTGTACCACCACTCGCTGCGCTCGTACTTCTTCGGCGCGGCGTGGGCCGAGGAGCGGGGCCTCGACTACGACCGCGAGCTGTTCTTCGTCTCCGCGCTCCTGCACGACCTGTCGCTCACCCCGCCCTTCGACAGCCACACCCTGCCCTTCGAGGAGGCGGGCGGCCATCTGGCCCGCGTCTTCACGGCGGGCCTCGGCTGGCCCGACGCACGCCGCGACCGGGCGGCCGAGCTGATCGTGCTGCACATGCGGGACGACGTGACCGTCGAGCAGGACGTGGAGAGCCGGCTGCTCCAGGTGGGGACGACGGCGGATGTCTCCGGCGGCGGCCTGGACGCCTTCGCCCCGTCTTTCCGGGAGGCCCTGGTACGCGCATACCCCCGGCTCGGCTTCGCCGCGTCGTTCGTGGACCTGTTCCGCGACCAGGCCGAGCGGAAGCCGGGGTGTGCGGCGGGGGAGCTGGTGGCGGGGGGCTGGGAGGCGCGAGCGCTGGGGAACGGGCTGGATCGCGGGTAG
- a CDS encoding aspartate/glutamate racemase family protein → MKTIGLIGGMSWESSAEYYRLLNELVRERLGGLHSARCVLHSVDFAEIEEFQRAGEWERAGEVLAGAAKGLEAAGADLVLICTNTMHKVADQVAAAVSVPLLHLGDATAGAVRARGIRRVGLLGTAFTMEQDFYRDRLRAHGLEVITPDADDRALVHRVIYEELCLGVVRDESRAAYQDVISRLVSAGAEGVILGCTEIELLIRQEHSPVPVFPTTRLHAEAAVTAALAR, encoded by the coding sequence ATGAAGACCATCGGCCTGATCGGCGGAATGAGCTGGGAGTCCAGCGCGGAGTACTACCGGCTCCTCAACGAGCTCGTACGCGAGCGGCTCGGCGGGCTGCACTCGGCCCGTTGCGTCCTGCACTCCGTCGACTTCGCCGAGATCGAGGAGTTCCAGCGCGCCGGGGAGTGGGAGCGCGCCGGGGAGGTCCTGGCCGGGGCCGCCAAGGGGCTGGAGGCGGCCGGGGCCGACCTCGTGCTCATCTGCACCAACACCATGCACAAGGTGGCGGACCAGGTCGCCGCGGCCGTCTCGGTGCCGCTGCTGCACCTGGGCGACGCGACCGCCGGGGCCGTACGGGCCCGGGGCATCCGCCGCGTCGGCCTCCTCGGCACCGCCTTCACGATGGAGCAGGACTTCTACCGGGACCGGCTGCGCGCGCACGGCCTGGAGGTCATCACCCCGGACGCCGACGACCGCGCCCTCGTCCACCGCGTCATCTACGAGGAGCTGTGCCTGGGGGTCGTGCGGGACGAGTCCCGTGCCGCGTATCAGGACGTCATCTCCCGGCTCGTCTCGGCCGGCGCCGAAGGCGTCATCCTCGGCTGCACCGAGATAGAGCTGTTGATCCGTCAGGAACACAGCCCCGTACCGGTGTTCCCCACCACCCGCCTCCACGCCGAGGCCGCCGTCACCGCCGCGCTCGCCCGCTAG
- a CDS encoding polysaccharide deacetylase family protein — protein MTAPSGGRDAVPVLLYHAVMDDPPAWIAEFTVPPRQFAAHLDAIVASGRTPVTVGALAGHFAGRAVLPPRPVVLTFDDGFADLPGPTADALASRGLPATAYLTTGALAPGGRSLLPPAPMMALDQVELLEQYGMEIGGHTVSHAQLDTLTAKALRRELADSKATLEDALGHEVAHLAYPHGYNSGAVRRAARAAGYESAVAVRHALSSDADDSYRIARLIVRRGHTVADVEAWMGGAGARVAPYRDSAATVGWRLYRRARAAVRGPVFAG, from the coding sequence ATGACCGCGCCTTCGGGCGGCAGGGACGCCGTCCCCGTCCTCCTCTACCACGCCGTCATGGACGACCCGCCCGCCTGGATCGCCGAATTCACCGTCCCGCCACGGCAGTTCGCCGCACATCTCGACGCGATCGTGGCCAGCGGCCGCACCCCCGTCACCGTCGGCGCCCTCGCCGGCCACTTCGCGGGGCGGGCGGTGCTGCCGCCGAGGCCCGTCGTGCTCACCTTCGACGACGGGTTCGCCGATCTGCCCGGGCCCACCGCCGACGCGCTCGCCTCGCGCGGGCTGCCCGCGACCGCGTACCTCACCACCGGTGCGCTCGCCCCGGGCGGCCGTTCGCTGCTGCCCCCGGCGCCGATGATGGCCCTGGACCAGGTGGAACTCCTGGAGCAGTACGGGATGGAGATCGGCGGCCACACGGTCTCGCACGCCCAGCTCGACACGCTCACCGCGAAGGCCCTGCGGCGCGAACTGGCCGACTCCAAAGCCACGTTGGAGGACGCGCTCGGCCACGAGGTGGCCCATCTCGCGTATCCGCACGGCTACAACAGCGGCGCCGTGCGCCGGGCCGCCCGCGCCGCCGGGTACGAGAGCGCCGTCGCGGTGCGGCACGCGCTGAGCTCGGACGCCGACGACTCGTACCGCATCGCCCGCCTCATCGTGCGCCGCGGCCACACCGTCGCGGACGTCGAGGCGTGGATGGGCGGCGCGGGGGCCCGTGTCGCGCCGTACCGGGACTCGGCCGCGACCGTCGGCTGGCGGCTCTACCGACGGGCCAGGGCGGCCGTGCGCGGGCCGGTCTTCGCGGGGTGA
- a CDS encoding STAS domain-containing protein produces the protein MDRGMVGSANRGRLRVGVRSHGPSEIFTPVGELDHHTAELLSEPLENAVAAGRSRLVVDCSQLEFCDSTGLNVLLGARLKAEAAGGGVHLAGMLPVVARVFEITGAEAVFTVHDSLEAALDD, from the coding sequence ATGGACCGCGGCATGGTCGGCAGCGCGAATCGGGGCCGGCTCAGGGTCGGCGTCCGCTCGCACGGCCCCAGCGAGATCTTCACGCCCGTGGGTGAGCTGGACCACCACACGGCAGAACTGCTCAGCGAACCCCTGGAGAACGCGGTCGCGGCCGGCCGCAGCCGACTGGTCGTCGACTGCTCGCAGCTGGAGTTCTGCGACTCCACCGGGCTGAACGTGCTGCTCGGCGCCCGGCTGAAGGCCGAGGCCGCCGGCGGCGGGGTCCATCTGGCGGGAATGCTCCCCGTGGTGGCCCGTGTCTTCGAGATCACCGGGGCGGAAGCGGTCTTCACCGTGCATGATTCGCTCGAAGCCGCACTGGACGACTGA
- a CDS encoding RNA polymerase sigma factor SigF — translation MSPRLDESMDTSATHVPHTPIEGLDDLPEIPPYEHIAPLDARALSKTLFARLDSLEEGTHAYSYVRNTLVELNLALVKFAASRFRSRSEPMEDIIQVGTIGLIKAIDRFEYDRGVEFPTFAMPTIVGEIKRFFRDTSWSVRVPRRLQELRLDLAKAGDELAQQLDRAPTVGELAERLGISKDEVVEGMAASNAYTASSLDAQPEEDDTEGALSDRIGYEDHDLEGVEYIESLKPLIAELPPRDRKILSLRFVANMTQSEIGEELGISQMHVSRLLARTLSRLRKGLTLEE, via the coding sequence ATGTCACCCCGGCTCGACGAATCCATGGATACGTCGGCAACGCACGTGCCGCACACCCCGATCGAGGGACTCGACGATCTCCCGGAGATCCCTCCCTACGAACACATCGCGCCGCTGGACGCGCGGGCCCTGTCGAAGACGCTCTTCGCCCGGCTCGACTCCCTCGAAGAGGGCACCCACGCGTACTCCTACGTACGCAACACGCTCGTCGAACTCAACCTGGCGCTGGTCAAGTTCGCCGCCTCCCGCTTCCGCTCACGCAGCGAGCCGATGGAGGACATCATCCAGGTCGGCACCATCGGCCTGATCAAGGCGATCGACCGCTTCGAGTACGACCGCGGCGTGGAGTTCCCGACCTTCGCCATGCCGACCATCGTCGGCGAGATCAAGCGCTTCTTCCGCGACACCTCCTGGTCGGTCCGGGTGCCCCGGCGCCTCCAGGAGCTCCGTCTCGACCTGGCCAAGGCGGGTGACGAGCTCGCCCAGCAACTCGACCGCGCACCGACGGTGGGCGAGCTCGCCGAGCGCCTGGGCATCAGCAAGGACGAGGTCGTCGAAGGGATGGCGGCGAGCAACGCGTACACCGCGAGCTCGCTGGACGCCCAGCCCGAGGAGGACGACACCGAGGGCGCACTCTCGGACCGGATCGGCTACGAGGACCACGACCTCGAAGGCGTCGAGTACATCGAGTCGCTCAAGCCGCTGATCGCCGAACTCCCGCCCCGGGACCGGAAGATCCTGTCGCTGCGGTTCGTCGCCAACATGACGCAGTCCGAGATCGGCGAGGAGCTCGGCATCTCCCAGATGCACGTCTCCCGACTGCTCGCGCGCACCCTGTCGCGGCTGCGCAAGGGGCTGACGCTCGAAGAGTGA
- a CDS encoding ATP-binding protein, whose protein sequence is MSTTRQHQPGDRGPEPDGAPATASRVLALYGASGIVPLARDFTRQALHEWGWLPAATADRRAAAEDVLLVVSELVTNACLHAEGPEQLRVVCTSKMLRLEVTDRGSGQPAPRTPHRAGRPGGHGMFIVQRLCLDWGVVRTPGVPGKTVWAELAAPA, encoded by the coding sequence ATGAGCACCACCCGGCAGCACCAGCCGGGCGACCGCGGCCCCGAGCCGGACGGAGCTCCGGCGACGGCCTCGCGCGTCCTCGCCCTGTACGGGGCCAGCGGCATCGTGCCGCTGGCGCGCGACTTCACCCGCCAGGCGCTGCACGAGTGGGGCTGGCTCCCGGCCGCCACCGCCGACCGGCGCGCGGCCGCGGAGGACGTCCTGCTCGTGGTCTCCGAGCTGGTCACCAACGCCTGTCTGCACGCCGAGGGCCCCGAGCAGCTGCGCGTCGTCTGCACCTCCAAGATGCTGCGCCTTGAGGTCACCGACCGCGGCTCCGGCCAGCCCGCGCCCCGCACCCCGCACCGCGCGGGGCGGCCCGGCGGCCACGGCATGTTCATCGTCCAGCGGCTCTGTCTGGACTGGGGGGTCGTCCGGACTCCCGGAGTGCCCGGCAAGACGGTCTGGGCGGAGCTCGCCGCGCCCGCGTAG
- a CDS encoding glycosyltransferase family 2 protein, with protein MGVGELDLDGLDGGVLSLAPAPGGPPVGEGEVYVLVRLRGRPVGTVIGRVGPGEDAAEVLAAAARKQLAGHVPPDGRVASPVRLPRASVVVATRERAGQLARALDSLLCQDHPDHEIVVVDNNPVTAQTRELVEGSYAAHGVRYVREPVPGLAAAHNRGVAVAEGTILAFTDDDVVADPRWLSALAAPFAADPGLGCTTGLILPARLRTPAQILLESHGGFTKGFAPRCFDPARPPADEPLFPFTAGRFGSGANMAFRAAALRAVGGFDPATGTGTPARGGDDLYAFARIVVAGHRLGYTPEALVWHHHRETWQDLENQAYGYGAGLTAYLTALLVRRPALLPALLARLPRGLAHARAISAHRAAGEQSVPGGHGAQDYPWPRGLSRLERRGMLYGPIGYLRARHRVRGLRRPWEATR; from the coding sequence ATCGGCGTCGGGGAGCTGGACCTCGACGGGCTCGACGGCGGGGTGCTCTCGCTGGCCCCCGCGCCCGGCGGGCCGCCCGTCGGGGAGGGCGAGGTGTACGTCCTGGTCCGGCTTCGGGGCCGCCCGGTCGGCACGGTGATCGGCCGGGTCGGGCCCGGCGAGGACGCCGCCGAGGTGCTGGCCGCGGCCGCCCGCAAGCAGCTCGCCGGCCATGTGCCGCCGGACGGGCGGGTCGCGTCGCCGGTGCGGCTGCCGCGCGCGAGCGTCGTCGTCGCCACCCGTGAGCGGGCCGGGCAGCTCGCCCGGGCGCTGGACTCGCTGCTGTGCCAGGACCACCCCGACCACGAGATCGTGGTCGTCGACAACAACCCGGTGACCGCCCAGACCCGCGAGCTCGTCGAGGGGAGCTACGCGGCGCACGGCGTGCGCTATGTCCGCGAGCCCGTGCCGGGTCTCGCCGCCGCGCACAACCGGGGTGTCGCCGTGGCAGAGGGAACGATTCTGGCGTTCACCGACGACGACGTGGTCGCCGACCCGCGCTGGCTGAGCGCGCTCGCCGCGCCCTTCGCCGCCGACCCGGGGCTCGGCTGTACGACCGGGCTGATCCTGCCCGCCCGGCTGCGCACGCCCGCGCAGATCCTCCTGGAGAGCCACGGCGGGTTCACCAAGGGCTTCGCGCCGCGCTGCTTCGACCCGGCCCGGCCGCCCGCCGACGAGCCGCTGTTCCCGTTCACCGCGGGCCGGTTCGGCTCCGGCGCCAACATGGCCTTCCGGGCCGCCGCCCTGCGTGCCGTCGGCGGCTTCGACCCGGCGACCGGCACCGGGACCCCGGCCAGGGGCGGCGACGACCTGTACGCGTTCGCGCGCATCGTCGTCGCCGGGCACCGGCTCGGCTACACGCCCGAGGCGCTGGTCTGGCACCATCACCGCGAGACCTGGCAGGACCTGGAGAACCAGGCGTACGGCTACGGCGCCGGGCTCACCGCGTACCTCACCGCGCTCCTGGTGCGCCGCCCCGCCCTGCTGCCCGCGCTGCTGGCCCGCCTGCCGCGCGGCCTCGCCCACGCCCGCGCCATCAGCGCCCACCGCGCCGCGGGCGAGCAGTCGGTGCCGGGCGGGCACGGCGCCCAGGACTACCCGTGGCCGCGCGGCCTGTCCCGCCTGGAGCGCCGGGGCATGCTGTACGGCCCCATCGGCTATCTGCGGGCCCGGCACCGGGTGCGCGGACTGCGGCGGCCCTGGGAGGCGACGCGATGA
- a CDS encoding DegT/DnrJ/EryC1/StrS family aminotransferase, with protein MRDRLGRECLYLPSCRLALYVALRHWCAPGGRVLMSPVNDDVIFFVVLAAGLRPVQAPLDARDGSIDLSAVPEETWSGLSAVLTTNLYGNPDPAPQLRATCDRLGIPLIEDAAHAIGSEVAGQPVGTFGDAAVFSLSKHTAAKAGGFLAIADPGLREALVKTRDELLAPPRRTAELVYWARPYAEATVRGLRLAPAAWAVLRMLGRQEREDIRMPLRPGELSRAVAAAPSLSDFHSWVRVDMHDYRTGAGKLRRARIERKLGRLDAVLALHRAGAERLLASEWARPGPGPVQPLFRVPLLVEDRDAARAALAEARVNVGYLYDPPLDDYAGAGFTDPSPAPEAGRWFARHALPVDPLKAELSLRVLAESGARPARSGPGGG; from the coding sequence ATGCGGGACCGGCTCGGGCGCGAGTGCCTGTATCTGCCGTCCTGCCGGCTCGCGCTGTACGTGGCGCTGCGCCACTGGTGCGCGCCCGGCGGCCGGGTCCTGATGTCGCCCGTCAACGACGACGTCATCTTCTTCGTGGTGCTCGCGGCCGGGCTGCGGCCCGTACAGGCGCCGCTGGACGCGCGCGACGGCTCGATCGACCTCTCGGCCGTGCCCGAGGAGACCTGGTCGGGCCTGTCGGCGGTCCTCACCACCAATCTGTACGGGAACCCGGACCCGGCACCCCAACTGCGCGCCACATGCGACCGGTTGGGCATCCCGCTCATCGAGGACGCGGCCCACGCCATCGGGAGCGAGGTGGCGGGGCAGCCGGTCGGTACGTTCGGTGACGCGGCCGTCTTCTCCCTCTCCAAGCACACCGCCGCCAAGGCGGGCGGCTTCCTCGCCATCGCCGACCCCGGCCTTCGCGAGGCCCTGGTCAAGACCCGCGACGAACTCCTCGCCCCGCCCCGGCGCACGGCCGAACTCGTCTACTGGGCGCGGCCGTATGCGGAGGCGACGGTCCGCGGCCTGCGCCTCGCACCCGCCGCGTGGGCGGTACTGCGGATGCTCGGGCGCCAGGAGCGCGAGGACATCCGGATGCCGCTCAGACCCGGCGAGCTGAGCCGGGCCGTCGCCGCCGCGCCCTCCCTGAGCGACTTCCACTCCTGGGTACGGGTGGACATGCACGACTACCGCACCGGCGCGGGCAAGCTCAGACGCGCCCGGATCGAACGGAAGCTGGGCCGCCTCGACGCGGTCCTCGCCCTGCACCGGGCCGGGGCCGAGCGGCTGCTCGCCAGCGAGTGGGCGCGACCGGGGCCCGGTCCCGTACAGCCGCTGTTCCGGGTGCCGCTGCTCGTCGAGGACCGGGACGCGGCCAGGGCGGCGCTCGCCGAGGCGCGGGTGAACGTCGGCTACCTCTACGACCCGCCGCTCGACGACTACGCGGGCGCCGGCTTCACCGACCCGTCGCCCGCCCCCGAGGCCGGGCGCTGGTTCGCGCGGCACGCCCTGCCGGTCGACCCGCTGAAGGCCGAGCTGTCGCTGCGGGTCCTGGCGGAGTCGGGGGCCCGCCCCGCGAGAAGCGGGCCCGGCGGTGGCTGA
- a CDS encoding SDR family oxidoreductase — MTHPVIAVTGASGAIGGRVARRLADKGVATRLVGRSPDRLPDLPGAVKAPPAAFGDGPAMRDALAGAGSMLMVSAHEAPDRVREHTIAVDAAVAAGVRRIVYVSFLGAAPDAAFTFARDHWHTEQYIRGTGLAYTFLRDSLYLSGLAAMAGPDGVIRGPAGDGRVSGVAHEDIADVATAVLLDEGTGHDGVTYDVTGPEALTLTEVAAELSRVAGRTVTYVAETRQEAFASRAGYGAEEWEVTGWVSSYEAIAAGEMATVADTVPRLAGHRAQSFAQYLEAHPRSYRHLTP, encoded by the coding sequence ATGACCCACCCCGTCATCGCCGTCACCGGCGCCAGTGGAGCCATCGGCGGGCGGGTGGCCCGGCGGCTGGCGGACAAGGGCGTGGCTACGCGGCTCGTCGGGCGCAGCCCGGACCGGCTGCCCGATCTGCCCGGGGCGGTCAAGGCGCCGCCCGCCGCGTTCGGGGACGGTCCAGCCATGCGGGACGCGCTCGCCGGGGCCGGGAGCATGCTGATGGTGTCGGCGCACGAGGCCCCCGACCGCGTGCGCGAGCACACCATCGCTGTGGACGCGGCCGTCGCGGCGGGTGTGCGCCGCATCGTGTACGTGTCGTTCCTCGGCGCCGCCCCCGACGCCGCGTTCACCTTCGCGCGCGACCACTGGCACACCGAGCAGTACATCCGGGGTACGGGCCTGGCGTACACGTTCCTGCGGGACAGCCTCTATCTGTCCGGGCTCGCCGCGATGGCGGGCCCGGACGGGGTGATCCGGGGCCCCGCCGGGGACGGCCGGGTCTCGGGCGTGGCGCACGAGGACATCGCGGACGTGGCGACGGCCGTACTCCTGGACGAGGGCACGGGGCACGACGGCGTCACGTACGACGTCACCGGGCCCGAAGCCCTCACGCTCACCGAGGTGGCGGCGGAGCTGAGCCGGGTGGCGGGCCGGACGGTCACCTATGTGGCGGAGACCCGGCAGGAGGCCTTCGCCTCACGGGCCGGGTACGGCGCCGAGGAGTGGGAGGTCACCGGCTGGGTGAGCTCGTACGAGGCGATCGCCGCCGGGGAGATGGCGACGGTCGCGGACACCGTGCCCCGGCTGGCCGGGCACCGGGCGCAGTCGTTCGCCCAGTACCTGGAGGCCCACCCCAGGAGCTACCGGCACTTGACGCCCTGA
- a CDS encoding lipopolysaccharide biosynthesis protein: protein MADTTSDARRAVGGDGGPGATGPAAGDPPGPEDSPPTAGDGGGDSMFRNAYALMLSTAVSAALGLGFWLVAARYYSEEAVGQGSAAIAAMRLLASIAATTMIGAVVRYIPRAGRATGPLVVRAYVASTVVVAVASVGFLFTLPLWGASYEPLGGLSSGVVFVLASVAWAVLTLQDGVLTGLRKAVWVPVGNAVFSLGKLLLLAGFAAFTLGVFLSWAAAMVLSILPLGWLIFRRLIPAQAAADRDRPVPQMREIGRFLAGDSVGALFSLAMINLLPVMVAVRFDAAQNGFFYIAYTVGGTMEFMAINMASSLTAHASHSPDRLADGVRGALRRMALLLVPVVAFLIVFAPRILAPFGADYAEHGTLVLRLLAAAALPRVAVELYIGVLRVQGRTGVLALLQGAMCTLVLGSAAVLLGTTGIQGAGWAVLVSMCGMALVSAPGLRAALAGRATVRTPRASRRGGPEEYGTSWARDAALARTEEAKEYGTRWTTQTAYLSGGLETGTPALGIPVYVPGGASGAGAGGGRGGATATTLHLRTVRPGEPEPDDESLLTIVLWLLLGLAAGLFWVPLSRAEDARSAASEHVDGTGLISVLPPVSLTAGVLLIVVCSAAVSLYRARPALLAAGLGVTVAALHTAPLILGVKPDRLAGPWHSALTRMLTEVGGLDSPAGVERCLPIALQVLCLALVALTLMGVGAHWRLTSVVVWVLGVAGWAGQAAFASAAVPVFVGLCVVAGVALRRRVA from the coding sequence GTGGCTGACACCACGTCCGACGCGCGCCGGGCCGTCGGCGGGGACGGGGGGCCGGGCGCGACGGGACCGGCGGCCGGGGATCCCCCGGGGCCCGAGGACAGCCCACCGACGGCCGGTGACGGCGGCGGCGACTCGATGTTCCGCAACGCCTACGCCCTGATGCTCTCCACGGCCGTCTCCGCCGCCCTCGGCCTCGGCTTCTGGCTGGTCGCGGCCCGCTACTACAGCGAGGAGGCGGTCGGCCAGGGATCCGCCGCCATCGCCGCGATGCGGCTGCTCGCCTCGATCGCCGCCACCACCATGATCGGCGCGGTGGTGCGTTACATACCGCGCGCGGGCCGGGCGACCGGGCCCCTGGTGGTGCGGGCGTATGTGGCGAGCACCGTGGTGGTGGCCGTGGCGAGCGTCGGCTTCCTGTTCACACTGCCGCTGTGGGGCGCCTCCTACGAACCGCTCGGCGGGCTCTCGTCCGGGGTGGTCTTCGTGCTCGCCTCGGTCGCCTGGGCGGTGCTGACCTTGCAGGACGGGGTGCTCACCGGGCTGCGCAAGGCGGTCTGGGTGCCGGTCGGCAACGCGGTGTTCTCGCTCGGCAAACTGCTGCTCCTCGCCGGTTTCGCCGCCTTCACCCTGGGTGTCTTCCTCTCCTGGGCGGCGGCGATGGTCCTGTCGATCCTGCCGCTCGGGTGGCTGATCTTCCGCAGGCTGATCCCGGCCCAGGCGGCCGCCGACCGCGACCGTCCGGTGCCCCAGATGCGCGAGATCGGGCGCTTCCTGGCGGGCGACTCGGTCGGCGCGCTCTTCTCGCTCGCGATGATCAATCTGCTGCCGGTGATGGTCGCGGTCCGCTTCGACGCCGCGCAGAACGGGTTCTTCTATATCGCGTACACGGTCGGCGGGACCATGGAGTTCATGGCCATCAACATGGCCTCCTCGCTCACCGCGCACGCCTCGCACAGCCCGGACCGGCTCGCCGACGGCGTACGGGGGGCGCTGCGCAGGATGGCGCTGCTGCTGGTGCCGGTCGTCGCCTTCCTGATCGTCTTCGCCCCGCGGATCCTCGCCCCGTTCGGCGCGGACTACGCCGAGCACGGCACCCTCGTCCTGCGGCTGCTCGCCGCCGCCGCACTGCCCCGGGTCGCCGTCGAGCTCTACATCGGGGTGCTGCGTGTCCAGGGCCGCACCGGCGTCCTCGCCCTGCTCCAGGGCGCCATGTGCACCCTGGTCCTGGGCAGCGCGGCGGTCCTGCTCGGCACCACCGGCATCCAGGGCGCGGGCTGGGCGGTGCTGGTGTCGATGTGCGGCATGGCGCTCGTCTCGGCGCCAGGGCTGCGCGCCGCCCTGGCCGGACGCGCCACCGTGCGCACGCCGCGCGCATCCCGCAGGGGCGGCCCCGAGGAGTACGGCACGAGCTGGGCCCGCGACGCGGCGCTCGCCCGGACCGAGGAGGCCAAGGAGTACGGGACGCGCTGGACCACCCAGACCGCCTACCTCAGCGGCGGCCTGGAGACCGGGACCCCGGCGCTCGGCATCCCCGTGTACGTCCCCGGCGGCGCGTCGGGGGCCGGAGCCGGGGGCGGCCGGGGCGGGGCGACCGCGACCACCCTGCACCTGCGGACCGTACGGCCGGGCGAGCCGGAGCCCGACGACGAGTCGTTGCTCACCATCGTGCTGTGGCTGCTGCTCGGGCTCGCGGCGGGCCTGTTCTGGGTGCCGCTGTCGCGCGCCGAGGACGCCAGGAGCGCCGCCTCGGAGCACGTCGACGGCACCGGCCTCATCTCCGTGCTGCCGCCCGTCTCACTCACCGCCGGGGTGCTCCTGATCGTGGTGTGCAGCGCGGCCGTCTCGCTCTACCGGGCTCGGCCCGCCCTGCTCGCCGCCGGGCTCGGCGTGACGGTGGCCGCCCTGCACACCGCGCCGCTGATCCTCGGGGTGAAGCCGGACCGGCTGGCGGGACCGTGGCACTCCGCGCTGACGCGGATGCTGACGGAGGTGGGCGGGCTGGACTCGCCCGCCGGGGTCGAGCGCTGTCTGCCGATCGCCCTCCAGGTGCTCTGCCTGGCCCTGGTCGCGCTGACGCTGATGGGGGTGGGCGCGCACTGGCGGCTGACGTCGGTGGTGGTGTGGGTGCTCGGCGTCGCCGGCTGGGCGGGGCAGGCGGCGTTCGCGTCGGCGGCGGTGCCGGTTTTTGTGGGGCTGTGTGTGGTGGCGGGGGTTGCGCTGCGGCGGCGGGTTGCCTGA
- a CDS encoding GNAT family N-acetyltransferase: MSSGRGGRIRVVRPGELNAGELDVWREIRAKSGAPENPFMEPEFTLAVAHVRPSARVAVVDEGGEPAAFFPFEKGRFGRGRAIGFGVSDSQGIVARPEIGLDLRELLRACSLSAWAFDNLEAGQGLFVPGAADSYPSFVVDVGAGYEAYESGLRARSPKFLRTTTAKERRLGRQAGEVRFVFDERDPGALRQLMEWKSAQYRRTGRRDRFAQDWISTLVRYLAHTGAPGCSGVLSVLYVADRPVAAHFGLRSRTVLSCWFPSYDPEFAKYSPGLVLHLRMAEAAAAAGIGVLDLGRGAAEYKDALKTGEIPVYEGASVRPGAGAALHWLGHEPSRRAHGFVRERPALAAFGRRTLQQAGRLRGGR; the protein is encoded by the coding sequence TTGAGCAGTGGACGCGGTGGGCGGATCCGGGTGGTCAGGCCCGGTGAGCTGAACGCCGGTGAGCTGGACGTCTGGCGTGAGATACGGGCGAAGTCGGGCGCGCCCGAGAACCCGTTCATGGAGCCCGAGTTCACCCTCGCCGTCGCCCATGTGCGGCCCTCGGCGCGGGTCGCGGTGGTCGACGAAGGGGGCGAACCGGCCGCCTTCTTCCCCTTCGAGAAGGGCCGGTTCGGGCGGGGGCGGGCCATCGGGTTCGGCGTGTCCGACAGTCAGGGGATCGTCGCCCGGCCCGAAATCGGCCTGGATCTCCGGGAGTTGTTGCGGGCCTGCTCCCTCTCCGCCTGGGCGTTCGACAACCTGGAGGCCGGGCAGGGGCTGTTCGTCCCGGGCGCGGCCGACTCGTACCCCTCCTTCGTCGTCGACGTCGGCGCGGGGTACGAGGCGTACGAGAGCGGGCTGCGCGCGCGCTCGCCCAAGTTCCTCCGCACCACCACCGCCAAGGAGCGCAGGCTCGGGCGGCAGGCGGGCGAGGTGCGGTTCGTCTTCGACGAGCGGGATCCGGGGGCGCTGCGGCAGCTCATGGAGTGGAAGTCCGCGCAGTACCGCCGCACCGGCCGCCGCGACCGGTTCGCGCAGGACTGGATCAGCACCCTGGTGCGGTACCTCGCGCACACCGGCGCGCCCGGCTGCTCCGGCGTCCTCTCCGTCCTCTACGTGGCGGACCGCCCGGTCGCCGCCCACTTCGGGCTGCGTTCGCGCACGGTCCTGTCGTGCTGGTTCCCTTCGTACGACCCGGAGTTCGCCAAGTACTCGCCCGGGCTCGTCCTGCATCTGCGGATGGCCGAGGCGGCGGCCGCCGCCGGGATCGGGGTGCTTGACCTGGGGCGGGGGGCCGCCGAGTACAAGGACGCCCTGAAGACCGGGGAGATCCCGGTGTACGAGGGCGCCTCGGTGCGGCCGGGGGCCGGGGCCGCACTGCACTGGCTGGGCCACGAGCCGTCCCGCCGCGCGCACGGGTTCGTACGGGAGCGGCCCGCGCTCGCCGCGTTCGGCCGGCGCACGCTGCAACAGGCGGGCCGCCTGCGAGGCGGGCGGTAG